From a region of the Cyprinus carpio isolate SPL01 chromosome B21, ASM1834038v1, whole genome shotgun sequence genome:
- the LOC109083897 gene encoding glycerol-3-phosphate acyltransferase 3, producing the protein MEGAWEIAFVFFQVWLSIVVGLIMLPAMFGVSLGFTDIYIKVLVKTLEWATLRIQRGQKEQAALPSQSANGIIEKDDGSMQEEIGELRRSHPKNLAGGDFTLCDAFYFCKKGIENIVEDQVTQRFTSEELASWNLLTRTNNNFCYISLRLTIIWGLGVFIRYCILLPLRITLAVIGLSWLVIGTILVGLLPSSNVKNWLSDLVHITCYRICARGLSATIRYHNKENRPKKGGICVANHTSPIDIVILANDGCYAMVGQVHGGLMGVLQRSIVRSCPHVWFERSEMKDRHAVAKRLKDHIADKTKLPILIFPEGTCINNTSVMMFKKGSFEIGGTIYPVAIKYDPQFGDAFWNSAKYNMVSYLLRMMTSWAIVCNVWYLPPMTRQDGEDAVQFANRVKSAIAHQGGLVDLSWDGGLKREKVKESLKEEQQKMYSSMIIGSDFNEASVGPA; encoded by the exons ATGGAAGGTGCTTGGGAAATTGCATTCGTGTTCTTCCAGGTGTGGCTGTCCATAGTAGTGGGGCTTATCATGTTACCTGCCATGTTTGGTGTGTCCCTGGGGTTCACAGATATCTACATCAAGGTGCTGGTTAAGACACTGGAG TGGGCGACTCTCAGGATCCAAAGAGGACAGAAGGAACAGGCAGCACTGCCATCACAGTCAGCCAACG GGATCATTGAGAAAGATGATGGCTCTATGCAGGAGGAGATCGGAGAGCTGCGACGATCCCATCCTAAAAATCTGGCGGGGGGAGACTTTACACTGTGTGATGCCTTCTATTTCTGTAAGAAAGGCATTGAGAACATTGTTGAGGATCAGGTGACTCAGCGCTTCACGTCGGAGGAACTGGCTTCTTGGAACCTCCTCACACGAACCAACAACAACTTTTGTTACATCAGTCTGCGGCTCACCATCATATGGGGCCTGGGAGTTTTCATACGTTACTGTATCTTGTTGCCACTGAG GATCACGTTGGCTGTTATCGGATTGAGTTGGTTGGTGATAGGAACTATTCTTGTTGGATTGCTTCCTAGCAGCAA TGTGAAGAACTGGCTCAGTGATTTGGTTCATATTACATGCTACAGAATATGTGCCAGAGGCCTGTCTGCTACCATTCGCTATCATAATAA AGAGAATCGGCCGAAAAAAGGAGGTATCTGTGTTGCCAACCACACTTCCCCAATTGACATTGTCATTCTGGCGAATGATGGATGCTATGCTATG GTAGGTCAAGTTCATGGAGGCCTCATGGGGGTCCTCCAGAGGTCAATTGTGCGGTCCTGTCCCCATGTGTGGTTTGAGAGATCCGAGATGAAAGATCGCCATGCGGTTGCCAAAAG GTTAAAAGACCATATTGCTGATAAAACTAAGCTGCCAATCCTGATCTTCCCAGAGG GAACTTGCATTAATAATACATCGGTCATGATGTTCAAGAAGGGAAGCTTTGAAATCGGTGGAACTATATACCCAGTAGCAATCAAG TATGACCCTCAGTTTGGAGATGCCTTCTGGAACAGTGCCAAGTACAACATGGTGAGCTACCTCCTCAGGATGATGACAAGCTGGGCCATCGTGTGCAATGTGTGGTACCTCCCACCTATGACTCGACAG GATGGAGAAGATGCGGTTCAGTTTGCTAACAGGGTGAAATCAGCCATAGCACATCAGGGAGGACTGGTGGATTTGTCCTG GGATGGAGGACTGAAGAGGGAAAAGGTGAAAGAGTCATTGAAGGAGGAGCAGCAGAAGATGTACAGCAGTATGATCATAGGCTCGGACTTTAACGAAGCCTCTGTTGGTCCCGCATAA
- the LOC109083893 gene encoding BRCA1-A complex subunit Abraxas 1-like, giving the protein MEEFNTTVRISGFVLSSLMFHHLNNDADVEGLILGESVGEENCRITDSQIDHIQFEHTINIQKHIPCHKLHSFYGNAGDVSEAKIRQILSDYQEENVIGWYRQRRNTRQQMTFMEQVVHQNMRKILSDHELVFMLLTPSQATASGSTHRLEFSAFIWHSSQYINIPIFVSNLGNLEQQDYWRVSGTCPSLGQSEAVNQHRTKFFCSGDDLKEVRNISSMNDGLFGEMQKVCKEVEKSERAVEKLQEEIKQLKEQKKHSEEKETQTHASRDGLKENVLLCSALRKLFPDAPSLRTQTLTVQGLPVLELCCNTDHNIDIPAKLPLILENQHTRKEDTAPRLRKKSLVAGFPQRLKRKRKTKDTSESASDSGSDTEIEMNGQNRSISPTF; this is encoded by the exons ATGGAGGAATTCAACACAACTGTTCGTATATCGGGTTTCGTGTTGAGTTCGCTGATGTTTCATCATTTGAACAATGACGCGGATGTG GAAGGTCTTATTCTTGGAGAGAGTGTAGGAGAGGAGAACTGCAGGATCACCGACTCACAAATTGATCACATACAGTTTGAGCACACTATAA atattCAGAAACACATCCCTTGTCATAAACTCCACAG CTTCTACGGTAATGCTGGTGATGTCAGTGAGGcgaaaataagacaaatattgtctgattaCCAAGAG GAGAACGTGATTGGTTGGTACAGACAACGGAGAAACACAAGACAGCAGATGACTTTCATGGAACAAGTGGTTCATCAGAATATGAGAAAGATTTTGTCCGATCATGAACTTGTTTTCATGCTGCTCACACCGTCTCAGGCAACAGCATCAGGCTCCACTCATCGACTTGAGTTCTCAGCTTTCATATGGCACAGCAG CCAGTACATCAACATCCCCATCTTTGTGAGCAACCTGGGAAACCTTGAACAACAGGACTACTGGAGAGTGTCAGGCACATGTCCGTCTTTAGGACAGAGTGAAGCTGTTAATCAGCACAG GACAAAATTCTTCTGCTCAGGGGATGATTTAAAGGAGGTCAGAAATATCAGCAGCATGAATGATGGCTTATTCGGAGAAATGCAG AAAGTGTGTAAGGAAGTGGAGAAGAGTGAAAGAGCAGTAGAGAAGCTTCAAGAAGAAATCAAACAGCTCAAGGAACAGAAGAAACACTCGGAGGAAAAGGAAA CCCAAACACATGCCTCTCGAGATGGACTCAAAGAGAATGTACTTCTGTGCTCAGCTCTCAGAAAGCTCTTCCCCGACGCGCCTTCATTACGGACACAAACCCTCACTGTTCAGGGTCTCCCTGTATTAGAACTGTGCTGTAATACTGACCATAACATTGATATTCCCGCCAAACTGCCTCTGATTCTGGAGAATCAACACACCAGAAAGGAGGACACAGCCCCCCGACTCAGGAAAAAATCCCTCGTCGCTGGTTTTCCTCAACGACTTAAAAGGAAGAGGAAAACTAAAGACACCAGTGAGTCGGCCTCTGACAGCGGGTCAGATACAGAGATCGAGATGAACGGACAGAACAGAAGCATCTCTCCTACCTTTTAA
- the LOC109083898 gene encoding 28S ribosomal protein S18c, mitochondrial-like has product MFALSLSRLLLQALPKKPVTPRATAQCIRSLTTSQQESLKKDDMPMKMENPYKSPLKTCILCNVTVDFKNVQLLSQFISPHTGRIYGRHITGLCGRKQKEVSKAIKKARSMGFMSVTLKDPQFIKDPDICGIKHFE; this is encoded by the exons ATGTTTGCCCTTTCTCTTAGTCGCCTGTTATTACAGGCTCTTCCCAAGAAACCGGTCACACCTAGGGCTACAG CACAATGCATCAGAAGTCTGACAACATCTCAGCAAGAATCTCTAAAGAAAGATGATAtg CCTATGAAAATGGAAAACCCATACAAGTCCCCTCTGAAAACTTGCATCCTGTGTAATGTAACCGTAGACTTCAAAAACGTTCAG CTGTTGTCCCAGTTTATTTCACCACACACAGGCAGAATATACGGCAGACACATAACAG GCTTGTGTGGTCGGAAGCAGAAAGAGGTATCGAAGGCAATAAAGAAGGCTCGTTCAATGG GTTTTATGTCAGTCACTCTGAAGGATCCACAGTTTATTAAAGACCCTGATATTTGTggtatcaaacattttgaatag
- the LOC122134562 gene encoding helicase POLQ-like — translation MYTDNHMREIVVKRNTSSSRKRSRDGTRSHITPAKKRSSFTSETCSTVEGHTHTQDMSENKGTELCCSDNEDLFEGYDSIVGDSSFLAKLEDVELQMRQCQDQQTPNACEDDLSDSILAEDFRDSPPRALPSSQLEFQKAVMTPHKSPSRGAHNTSTPDLMNPRPAVKHSDLTANKPPPKARRSMKEHLKKMLIDNAATSSTVSKTVQQKEAVMTEEMSFAMQAMESISAEQDLGPFFDLPSKVKDLILRLKGIQDLYEWQKTCLNLDSVQQRRNLIYSLPTSGGKTLVAEILIFKELLCRKKDALLILPYISLVQEKVRGLSSFGIELDFMVEEYAGSKGRFPPVKRRNKNSLYVTTIEKGHSLVNSLIENDRLDNIGLVVVDELHMLGDGSRGAILEMTLSKILYMSKSTQIIGMSATLGNVGDLQTFLNAENYTNDFRPVELKEYVKIKDSIYEVDPREETCFSFSRLLDFKYSSGMQKMDPDHIVALATEVIPQQSCLIFCATKKNCENLAGMICKYLNKEFLKHKKAEKTTLLGELKSSGNGSLCPVLQKTVPFGLAYHHSGLTSDERKLVEEAYSSGVLCLLTCTSTLAAGINLPARRVILRSPYVATEFLKRSQYKQMVGRAGRAGIDAMGESILILQDKDISMAKKLLSAPMEKCYSNLLHDGGRGLLSLVLSLIGLKITTTVEQVRDFMKGTLLSVQEAQVSPERSLWDLTVESIDTLKQKSLIEVSADVNNQTILRITRLGRATFKGSIDLSYCDLLYQDLSKGLEGLLLNSFLHLVYLVTPYDMVNQCKPDWMIYFRQFTNLSAAEQKMATAVGVPESFVARKAAGQSVRKSVDVVVVNRLYLALVLYSLLKETNLWDVSDRFQLTRGFVQTLLSSASAFGSSVLHFTEELEEFWAYKALLSELTRRLTYCVQAELIPLMEVAGVMEHRAKQLYNAGYKTLAHLANADPQILVQTIEKLSKRQANQIIASAKMLIKEKAEALQEEVDDLLMLPSDIPSL, via the exons ATGTATACTGACAACCACATGCGCGAGATTGTAGTAAAGCGCAACACTTCGTCTTCAAGAAAGAGATCAAGGGATGGCACGAGAAGTCACATCACTCCAGCCAAGAAGCGGTCAAGTTTCACATCAGAAACATGCTCTACTGTTGAAGGACACACTCATACTCAAGACATGAGTGAGAATAAAGGCACAGAGCTG TGCTGCAGTGACAATGAGGACTTATTTGAGGGTTATGACAGCATTGTGGGTGACAGCTCCTTTCTGGCTAAGCTTGAAGATGTGGAGCTCCAGATGAGGCAGTGTCAAGACCAGCAGACTCCGAATGCCTGTGAGGATGATCTTTCAGACTCAATCTTAGCAGAGGATTTCAGAGATTCACCACCTAGAGCCTTGCCGAGCTCTCAGCTTGAATTTCAAAAAGCTGTCATGACTCCACACAAAAGCCCTTCCAGGGGTGCCCATAACACCTCTACCCCTGATTTGATGAATCCCAGGCCAGCTGTCAAACATTCAGATCTCACCGCCAACAAGCCACCCCCAAAGGCCAGAAGAAGCATGAAAGAGCATCTTAAGAAAATGCTGATAGACAATGCAGCAACTTCCAGTACTGTCTCCAAGACGGTACAACAAAAGGAAGCTGTGATGACTGAAGAAATGAGTTTTGCCATGCAGGCCATGGAGTCCATATCAGCTGAGCAGGACCTGGGCCCTTTTTTTGATCTCCCATCCAAAGTTAAAGACCTTATTTTGAGATTAAAGGGAATCCAGGACTTGTATG aGTGGCAGAAGACGTGTTTGAACCTGGATTCGGTGCAACAAAGGAGAAATCTCATTTATTCTTTACCAACAAGTGGAGGAAAGACTCTAGTGGCAGAGATTCTCATATTTAAAGAGCTCTTGTGTAGAAAGAAAGATGCACTGCTTATTTTGCCGTACATATCCTTGGTTCAGGAAAAG GTTCGAGGGTTATCTAGCTTTGGAATTGAGTTGGACTTCATGGTCGAGGAGTATGCGGGCAGTAAAGGGAGGTTTCCTCCGGTCAAGAGAAGAAATAAAAACTCTCTGTACGTCACAACTATTGAGAAGGGACACAGTCTTGTCAATTCACTGATTGAAAATGACCGTCTAGACAATATTGGACTGGTTGTTGTGGATGAG ctcCATATGCTTGGTGATGGAAGCAGGGGGGCAATTCTTGAAATGACTTTGTCAAAGATTCTGTACATGAGCA AATCCACCCAAATTATTGGCATGAGTGCAACGCTAGGCAATGTGGGAGATCTTCAGACTTTCCTGAATGCTGAAAACTACACCAACGACTTCAGACCT GTTGAGCTGAAAGAGTATGTAAAAATAAAGGATAGCATATATGAAGTCGACCCAAGGGAAGAGACATGCTTCAGTTTCTCACGACTCCTGGATTTTAAG TACTCCAGTGGAATGCAGAAAATGGACCCTGACCACATCGTAGCTCTGGCTACTGAAGTCATCCCTCAGCAGTCCTGCCTCATTTTCTGTGCCACCAAGAAGAACTGTGAGAATCTAGCTGGAATGATCTGCAAGTATTTAAATAA ggaGTTTTTGAAACACAAGAAGGCAGAGAAAACCACTCTCCTTGGTGAACTGAAGAGCAGTGGGAATGGATCCTTGTGTCCTGTGCTGCAGAAGACTGTGCCCTTTGGCCTGGCCTACCACCACAGCGGCCTGACCAGTGATGAGAGGAAACTGGTGGAAGAGGCCTATTCCTCAGGGGTGCTCTGCCTTCTCACCTGCACCTCTACTCTCGCTGCTGGCATCAACCTTCCTGCACGCAG GGTCATTCTGCGGTCCCCATATGTAGCTACAGAGTTTTTAAAGAGAAGTCAGTACAAACAGATGGTAGGCAGAGCAGGACGAGCAGGTATTGATGCCATGGGTGAGAGTATCCTGATCCTGCAGGACAAAGATATAAGCATG GCCAAAAAACTGCTGTCTGCACCAATGGAGAAGTGTTACAGTAACCTTCTACATGATGGAGGGAGGGGCCTCCTCAGCCTCGTCCTGTCACTCATTGGGCTGAag ATAACTACAACTGTAGAACAAGTGAGGGATTTCATGAAAGGCACACTGCTTAGTGTGCAGGAGGCTCAGGTCAGTCCAGAGAGGAGTTTGTGGGACCTTACAGTGGAGTCTATAGATACTCTGAAGCAGAAGAGCCTCATCGAAGTCTCTGCTGATGTAAATAATCAAACCATTCTCCGAATCACCAGGCTTGGGAGAGCAACATTCAAAG GTTCAATAGACCTAAGCTACTGTGATCTGCTCTACCAAGACTTATCGAAAGGGCTGGAGGGTTTACTCCTCAATAGTTTTCTTCACTTAGTGTACCTGGTTACTCCATATGACATGGTTAATCAATGCAAACCAGATTGGATGATCTACTTCAGGCAG TTTACGAATTTGTCAGCTGCTGAGCAGAAGATGGCCACTGCGGTCGGAGTGCCTGAAAGTTTTGTGGCTAGAAAGGCAGCGGGACAGAGCGTGAGGAAG TCTGTGGACGTTGTGGTGGTGAATAGGTTGTATCTGGCTTTGGTGCTGTACTCCCTACTGAAGGAGACAAACCTTTGGGATGTGTCTGATAGATTTCAGCTGACCAGAGGCTTTGTACAGACTCTTCTCAGCTCAGCTTCTGCATTTGGCTCTTCCGTGCTGCACTTCACTGAG GAGCTGGAGGAGTTTTGGGCCTACAAGGCCCTTCTCTCAGAGCTGACCCGTAGATTGACTTACTGTGTGCAGGCCGAGCTCATTCCACTCATGGAGGTGGCTGGAGTCATGGAG CATCGTGCTAAACAGCTGTATAACGCTGGTTACAAGACACTGGCACATCTTGCCAACGCAGATCCACAAATTCTGGTCCAAACTATTGAAAAGCTCTCCAAAAGACAAGCAAACCAAATTATTGCATCAGCAAAA ATGTTAATAAAAGAGAAAGCAGAGGCCTTGCAGGAGGAGGTGGATGACCTTCTTATGCTGCCATCTGATATCCCATCTTtgtaa
- the hpse gene encoding heparanase, translating to MSDASKARQRRTEQMESAPTAVSTIVALALFGSLCVGAKTVISVDDVQSVRVELDMSRVVRQVDERFLSVAIDASLITKEKFMNLLNSPKLRTLAKALIPAFLRFGGTKQDFMKFNPRGRYFQARDNSSSAVRGKLCERLELPPFLENRLKQEWVVQSKTLLQEELEGKYKKIKFSEYAVDLLYSFANCSGLDLIFGLNALLRTSENTWDSTNAELLLKYCESRQYVMSWELGNEPNSYEKKAGIRVDGYQLGQDFVHLHQILQESATYHSTGLYGPDVSQPRDHHKDLLTGFLETGAKAITACTWHHYYVNGRDTSLEDFLDPEVLDTLATKINEVLEIVESVSPGKKVWLGETSSAYGGGAVGLSDTFVAGFMWLDKLGLAAKLGLDVVIRQVLIGSGTYHLVDDNLDPLPDYWLSLLYKRLVGPEVLKAQVLMNSGPKKPIRLYLHCTNRKSTHYRPGAVTLFALNLNKNEVTISLPAHTANSTIEAFVLQSAEIGQQNLYSRSVKLNGQVLKMVDDRTLPPLKGHELSPGERIKLPGFSFAFYVLIEAQAPVCK from the exons ATGAGCGATGCCAGCAAAGCACGACAGCGGCGGACTGAACAGATGGAGTCTGCGCCCACAGCAGTTTCCACGATTGTAGCCCTTGCTTTGTTTGGCTCGTTGTGTGTCGGTGCCAAAACAGTGATATCTGTTGATGATGTTCAGTCAGTACGCGTCGAGCTGGACATGTCCCGTGTGGTCCGACAGGTGGACGAAAGGTTTCTCTCCGTGGCCATAGATGCGAGTTTAATCACCAAGGAGAAATTCATGAATCTACTGAA TTCACCGAAGTTAAGAACCCTCGCCAAAGCCTTGATCCCAGCCTTTCTGAGATTTGGAGGTACCAAACAAGATTTTATGAAATTCAACCCACGCGGAAGATATTTTCAAGCGAGAGACAACAGCAGCAGCGCTGTTCGAG GAAAATTATGTGAGAGACTTGAATTGCCTCCATTTCTGGAAAATAGGTTAAAGCAAGAATGGGTCGTACAGTCAAAGACTTTACTTCAGGAGGAACTAGAGggaaaatacaaaaagataaaattCTCTG AATATGCAGTCGATCTGCTATATAGTTTTGCGAACTGCTCTGGTTTGGACCTCATCTTCGGTTTGAATGCTTTGCTCCGAACCAGTGAAAACACATGGGACAGCACAAATGCAGAACTGCTGTTGAAGTACTGTGAGTCCAGGCAGTATGTGATGTCCTGGGAGCTGGGGAATG AACCCAACAGCTATGAGAAAAAAGCAGGGATCAGAGTGGATGGTTACCAGCTCGGTCAGGATTTTGTCCATTTGCATCAAATCCTTCAGGAATCTGCGACCTACCATTCAACAGGACTGTATGGACCAGATGTTAGTCAGCCACGAGATCACCACAAAGATTTGTTAACAGG ATTTTTGGAGACTGGAGCAAAGGCCATTACTGCATGCACCTGGCATCA CTATTATGTGAATGGCCGAGACACGTCTTTAGAGGATTTCCTTGACCCTGAAGTGCTCGATACTCTCGCAACAAAAATTAACGAGGTCCTCGAG ATTGTTGAATCTGTTTCTCCGGGGAAGAAGGTTTGGCTAGGAGAGACGAGCTCGGCGTATGGTGGAGGTGCTGTTGGACTCTCTGATACGTTTGTAGCTGGTTTCAT GTGGCTGGATAAACTGGGGCTTGCTGCCAAGCTTGGTTTAGATGTCGTCATCAGACAAGTGTTAATTGGTTCTGGCACGTACCATTTAGTGGATGATAACCTAGATCCTCTTCCA GATTACTGGCTATCATTGCTATACAAAAGGCTTGTTGGTCCAGAGGTCTTAAAAGCACAAGTTCTTATGAATTCAGGACCTAAGAAACCAATCCGGCTTTACCTTCACTGCACTAACAGAAAAAG cacaCATTATAGACCAGGTGCTGTGACCTTATTTGCCTTAAACCTAAACAAAAATGAAGTCACGATTAGTCTGCCTGCACACACAGCCAACAGCACCATTGAGGCATTTGTGCTACAGTCAGCTGAGATTGGCCAGCAGAATCTTTATTCCAG GTCAGTCAAATTGAATGGACAAGTGCTGAAGATGGTGGATGACCGAACACTTCCTCCGCTGAAGGGACATGAGCTGTCGCCTGGAGAACGCATCAAGCTGCCTGGGTTCTCATTTGCATTCTATGTTCTTATTGAAGCACAAGCTCCGGTATGCAAATGA